In Lactuca sativa cultivar Salinas chromosome 5, Lsat_Salinas_v11, whole genome shotgun sequence, the DNA window TTCATAGGTTATAGTCGCTACAATTGAGTGAAAGGATAACTTATTTTTCCTCTCATGTTCTTCAAAGAAAACTGACACTAAATGTCTATATTGACGGGTTTTTTACGTGGATATAGCCCAATTTTGTACTAGTATTACTGCTTTGTTATTAGAAGCTTAGTTTCTGATAATCGATCTTTTAGAAGAATAAGAGAACTAATTCTTAGTGGGTTGGTATAAAATATTCTAAGCGAGCATAGAGAATTCAATAAATATGTATCTATGAGATTTTAGGTATTGAATCTTTAATCTAACATAGACTTTAAATCCACAAAATATTAAGTAAGATAAGGGTGGAGCCTATCTATGATAAATCTTAAatccacaaaatatatacataacTATTTAGTAACAAATATATAATACACatattataaaatttattttttgcacGGTATAAGTATTTTATGTAATATATTGATTTAAAACATTGGCACTATGATTATGATAGCTTGTTATGGCCCTCCTCCCACATGTTCATATATTTGTATTATTGACTTGGGATATTGATTGATTCAATCACCTTTTTATGACTTTAAAAAAAGTTGGGTGTATTTATATACTCAATTTTCATGTTATAACAAACATTAGGAATATTATTATAGATGACCGTAAAGTAGTGGGTACATGCCAATGCTGCTTAATTGCATCTTTTCCTGTGGAGAATGATAATGATGTTCGTGTGGGCCTAGTATCTCATTATAAGTCTCAATTATCAATTTCCATATAAAGATATAAAAATTTTGTTGCtttaaataacaaaataataatGATACCAGTGTGTTTAGCATATAGGTTTCGAGAGTTTTCGGCTTCTTCtatctttaaaaaaaaatcaaaaaaaaaaaaaataaataaaaaaaaaaacatagttagACAATAaaaacttttaatttttattttcatcaaaaaatcttttaatctaaaaataactttaaataacatttaacaaaaaaaacttCTATATACATGGTAACAAATTTAAAAGATTacacttaaaaatatatttatatatttactttttttaaacaatatatttttatgtaattttataaatttcaaaaaggtttatatctattttttacggaatatttatatataaataaaaactacAGTTTTCAGTTAGTAGCTAATGACTACTAGCTTCTAACTATCAGTTATCATTTTTCAGCTAGTTTTGTTAAAAATATACAACTCATTGGATTTAACATGAAACGTTTTGTCTCTAAATATCCATATTCTTCGAACTTTATGTATTTTAAAAAGACGGATGATGACAAAAAGGTTTTATCTAGATATATCAATTAATAACCCTAAGGCACAACATTAAAATGATTGTAAGTGGTTCATTGATGAGGGCTTTTTGTATAGTTTATATATCGTTAAAGTCGTTTTCACTCTCACTTTCTTATcgttaaataaaaactaaaagacACCGATGATAAGTTATCAACATTAGTATTCGTGATGAATCTTAGATGCTCGACATATAAAAAGGACAAACTACAATTTTCAGTTACATGCTAACAGATACTAACTTCCTACTATCAATTATCATCTTCTAGCTAATTTACCAAACATGTCCAACTCATTGGATTTAACATGAAGCTTTTTGTCTCTAGATATgcatattattttaaatatatatttataaccCTAAGGCACAACATTAAGATCATGATGGTCTTTTCAgtatggtttatatatatatatatatatatatatatatatatatatatatatatatatatatatatatatatatagagagagagagagagagagagagagagaaagaaaagagaaagagttaggttcatatatcTTTAAAGCCGTTTTCACTGCCACTTTCTTatggttaaataaaaaaaatgaaagacgTCGATGATAAGGTATCAATATCAGTAATTGTGATGAATCTTAGATGCTCCACACTCAACAAAAACGCTTATTGTTAGAATATTTTTGAATACTTCTGTAAAACATCTATATTgaaattaaacataaaaaaaattaaaaaaaaaaaaagaaagaaaaacaaaactCTACAAAAACGCAAGAAGTTGTGAAAGATAATGATATAGAAAGTTTTCCAAGTGGATGACAAATCACAAGATGCCTTTTTAACTTGTTCATCTTTTTGGAGATATGCAAGCTTTTTAAAGCACCAGGCTTGCTTGTTTCCCTTTATCGTGTTTCCGTAGAAAGCAAAAAGGGGTTCAATCATCGCAACTTTCTAATATAAAGCATGGTATTGGGCAATTTGGGCACTCAGATATTTCTTAATTGGTTCACCTTCTCCCCATAGACGAGACTTAAAAATGcactaaatataaataaataaataaatcacaatAAACACAATTTGTTATAAAATGATCCAAATATTATATCTTATGATTATACAAGTCAAGGATGTGAAATCCATTTTGTGGGATGTGTAATGTCTACGAAAAGGGTAAAACTACACAAGCATCCAAATGTGCGAAGAAATGTATAATTAGTTTATTTGGCATAGTGTTCGGAATAGGGTGACTAGTATTTGAGATTTGGTGTTATCGTTCTACTGTTGAGATATGTAGTTGTTTTGAAAGCATGCTCGAGAAATGTTTGTAGAAGAGATGAAGAACCAAAAGAGATAACGCTTTTTTAAATAAGgattaaattttgacatttgacAAACCATTATGTTATAGAGTGTATGGACAAGAAATTTTCAGATAAAACATGTAGGTTTTTGATTTCACAATTAAAATGTGTTTTGACCATGGTTAAAGAAATTAAATGTGGGGAGAACCTAAGATTTGTGGataaaaaataattcaaacaAACTTTATGACATCAtcattaaataaaacaaataaccatttccattaaaataaataagataCAATAATTCAAAATGGTTTAGTAGATGaattatttaaatgaaataaatgaaGTATGTGACTATTGCCAAATTGACATCGCCCACAAACTAAGGGGAGTTTATTTGTTGTAATATGAAGCTGGAATTTGAAACCGATATCGAAGAATTGACTCACGAGGATCCACAAGCATGAAGGTGTTGAAGGTGGTCAAAATGGACAACTATATATGgtctaatttttttattatattttatatatatttgattTAAAAGTGAAAATTATAATAACGATAAATGCTACTTTTTAGCTCATTCTGAGCCTTTAAATATATTTAATCCATCAGGATCGATCATATCAACAAGTTGGTGTCAACCAATCAATATGGTGTGTATGCCCGATAAAGCCATGGAGGATGGTTGTCTAGGATGGTTGTCTATTTAAGAACAATAAGGATAACTAATAGAGACTATTGTTAACGTATCACGGAGGATTTTGGTGTTCCATAAAATCTCTTAGTAGAACAACATATAAATTGGTTATCAAAAGTCAATTTAGAAACACTTTGAAAGTTTTTTGTTAGTTTAGGAACAATATGTTAGGaactttctttaataaaaattgTCTTGTAGGACTAATCCCATATTGGAAACAATTGAGGGAAAAAAGTTATTCCTTAGAAGTGTTCGAGGGATTGGGGTTTACGTTGAAGATTTGGATATCATTTGGATCTTATGAGCattttccgaactgatatttctaccataTGTTTGGGTtgcaagaaattcagcctaggatagTCCACGAGGACACTTACAATTCTAGGCACAAAAATCGTAAGCCAAATTGCTAGAAGGATTCTCTGTTTATTTGAAGAAAAAGATAGCTAATAATTTTCGTATATCTCTTCTCAAAGAGAAGAGtcgtttatataataaacgagattagggtttctcttagggTTGTCGTCATGGGTTGCTTTGAAAACAAGTCAGAAAATCTggattttaatgaggatttagggtttccataaCTAACGAATCCCGTTAGTTTACCATAACAACTCTCAAGAATATGAATTTCCCACTACGGTCCCATATGTGAATTTCGATCTTATACATACGCGCACTTCGCACAAACTCATACATATATTAGAGTAGATATTATGAAGTTCATTACCTCACATGTTAGTCtcaattacataaaatgacatggtgacactaaaatcaccaacaataaaCACTAGTTGATTATGAATACAATGGATGGGTTTCGATTGTGGTGTTAAGGTTAGCAATTTTTTTGTATTCCAATTTCGTTTGATTTATTTATATTACTTTGTTTGATTGTATGCTTCTATAATAACACATTAGGTACATACAATGTAGCTAAAGAAGATGAGCCAATATGTGaaataagaagttgattaccatTACCCACTTGTAATATATTTAAACACTTGCAAACTATGTACTACATATACATTATACAAAGCCTAAAATCTTTATGATACAATGAAATATTAAAATGTAATATAATATATTGAATAACAAacatgattatgttttgaatgTATGTATTACCAAACGAAAACACGTTTTAGCCACCAACGACTTTGACTTAGAAAAGAAGGGACAAGCTCTAATGGCAAAGAAAGCAATGGGACTGCTTAAAAAGGGTATAAATGGAATCTAGAAATGACTTGATATGAAAGTGGTGGTCTTGATGAGAGTTTGACATTCTTTAAAACATGTTTGCATACCCATTTAAGCATGGATCCACTTGTGATTTAAACCCGTGTCGACCCTTTTTGTGGGGCACCCCAACTATTTATGAAAGACTTTTACAAAATTATTTTCACGAGTTGAGCATGAGGTACTTTGGTGGGTAACAACAAGAAGGGTTAAATAGTTTgatagaaataataataatgaaatatttatttattttgattttatttttattgtagtATTGTATTTAGAAAACTATGTCAGATTACAAAAATTATTTAAATAGTTAACAAGAAAAATAACTGGAGGTATATGCACTATAAATGTGTAGATTTGAAGGAAAATGATTAAATTATAAAAGTTATAAGTAAAATATTTCATAGATATATAGAAagaataatttataaaaaaaaaaatggttataTACTTTGCCTGATTGCGTCCagtcaaataattacaaaaaacAAAGGTTGGGGAATGAggcccaaacataaaagaaaAAGTGAGTCAGTGAAGCCCAATACTAGCCTAATACTAGCCCAGATACCCGAAAGTGTTtattactgtttatttttgttttgttgtctttttttaacaacaaaatgcattagaaaaaaaataataaataaataaataaacacaaaCCCAACGGGTAGCTAGAACAGTATAGGAGGATGAACAAAAGCAAAATATAAAAGTGAAGCTAAAAATACAAGGAAAGCTAAAACAAGATCTGAAAATAGGAAATGTTAGCACCAAGAAGATTTAGGCTGCGTTTCGTTACGGAAAATccgtttttattttttgtttttcgtttttcctatttatatttcgttttctaTTTCCGCATTtcattggaaaatttagaaaacgcgtttagttaaaacttattcattttcattttcagttttagaaaattagaaaacatGTTTAGATGTGTATTTTTCTATCGGTTTCAATTTTAGAAAACGGTAGGGTAGTAGTGGTAGGGTGGGTGTGGGGACAGTGGCGGTGGGGGCCAGCTGCGGGGGcaatggtggcggtggtggtggtggtgatggtgatggtaggtCGGTGATTGTCGTGGTAGCGATGTTGGTTTGATGCCCACCTTCCCTCCATTTGATTCTGAAGTAATCCTCTCTTGGGTTGAGGGGTAGAATATCTCTAATTATATGCCTTAAGGGAAGGGAGGTAATACAACCCTCGAATCAAATGTTGAAGTTTATCAAGATGCAGTAAATCAATTTGCCAAAAGTGATCCTATTTAGAATTTCCTTGATTTTTCGAATGATGATACAAATTTCTCTAGTTCAAAAGTTCAGGGGGAGTATCATCCTCAAATTTAAATTGTTCAGGGGGAGCAACACTACCCCATCATTGATGTTGGATCATCTATTGCACATGAACTTCGGAGAATACATATATGGACGAAAGATCATCCCCCCAATCAAGTGATCGGAAATTTGAATGTCGATGTTCAAACTTGCTATGCTATTGATATTCAAAATGAATGTCACTTCTATGCATTTATCTAtatggttgaacccaaatccatcaaaTAAGCCTTAGAACATTCTGATTGGATTACAACCATGTAGGAAGAGTTAGCTGAGTTTGACAGAAATAAAGTATGGACTCTTGCCCTCCTCGTTAGGATGCCTATAGTTTGAACTTGCTGGGTTTTTCGAAATAAACTCGATGAAGCAAGAGTAACCCTACGAAAATTGCAAGATAGGTGGCCAAACGATTCATGCAGATTGAAGGTCTAGATTATGACGAGACCTTTGCACTTGTTGCTTGTCTTGAAGCCATTCAtatctttcttgcatatgcaGCTCATAAGGCCTTCAAGGTTTACCATATAGATGTCAAAAGTGACTTCCTTAATGGTGAACTCGATAGTGAattatatcttcaacagactcctGGTTTTGTTTATTTAGCTTATCCGAACTACTACTACAAGCTCCAAAAAGTTGTGTTTGGCCTTAAGCAATCTCATCGCGTTTGGTATGAGACTCTTACTTATTTTATGAAgcgatttgattttcaaatagGAGTTCTTGATCCTAACCTTTTCAGAAAAACCAATGGGAAACATCTCATGTTGGTCCagatatatgttgatgacattatctttGAATCAACCGATCTGAAAAGGATTGCTAACTTTGCCAAGTTGATGGCTAGCCGATTTCAGTGAGCATGAATCATGAGTTAAGTTTCTTCCTTGGATTGCAAGTCAAATAAACAAATGGAGGAATCTTTATTCACTAAAAGAAACACATTTTACGAACTTCTAAAGAAATATTCAGTGGACACCTATGCATCTGCAAAGGTTCCAATGGGATTTGGAAACAATATCTTTTCTGACCCATCTGGTGAAGCCATTGATCAAAAGAAGTATAGAGGAATGATCAGATCAATGTTGCACCTTACTGCAAGTCACCTAAACATCATGTTCTCAACATGCGTATGTGCTACATTACAGGCTAATCGGAAAATGTCTTGCCTCTTGGATGTGAATCATATTTTTTGGTATCTCAAAGGAACAAAGAGCCTCGGAATTTGGTATCCTACACATGAAAGCTTTTTGTTGCAAACTTATTCAGATTCTAAATATGGTAGCCTACAAATTGATCGAAAGAGCGCATCTGGTGCATGTCAATTCCTAGGTGGAAAGTTGGTTAGTTGGTTGTCTAAGAAGTAGAATTGCATCGCACTTTCAACAACCGGATCCAAATATATCGATGTTGCCAGTTATACATCTCGTGTTCTCTGTACATAATCATATCTTTTAGATTATGGTTTCTGATTTCAATAGATTCCGATCTACTGCGGTTCTCAAAGTGTCATCGTAATTTCTCATAATCTGATCCAACACTCCATGACCAAGCATATTGATATTCAgtaccattttattaaagatcatgttttaaaTGGTTACATTGATCTCATTTTTGTTCTAGTTGATGAAGAGATCGCTGATGTCTTCACCATGGCAATGAATGAGAGCAAATTCGATAGCTTTCTAAAAAAATGGGAATGATGTTGCCTGATCCTCAATTTTTCAAAGAAGTTTGCACTCTTTTATGGCACCATCGGAAAGTCAAATAATTCCGAGCTAAATCAATTTCTCTTCGGAAATATTTCTTCTAGGAAAATAAAGGATCATTATATGACTTTATGTCTAACCTTTCTTCTAGTCTTAATCTCTTTCAGGTTATTATGTTGTATtcaagccaatccattccaaaaTCTCGTTTTTTAGTGATGTTGACAAGATCTTTATGAATATCTGAAATTTCACATTCCGATCTCTCCTTGATAAATTTGCCTTAGAATTCAAATCCAAAattgtaatgtgattttgttccTCTCTTTTTTCAAGGTCTAATCCTTTAGCTCTCAGAATTTCTCAAATCTCTTTCACTCTTTAAGACCTCTAAGATCATCCATGTAACTTTTGTTTCTTATATCCATCCAAGAAATTGTGTTTTTTCACATATTAATATCAAACATTGGTGATTGATTTTCCTTTCTCGGAAGCATCTTACGTCCATTGTCATTCAGTTATGGATCCTACCTTATCtttcaaataattaaataattatcgaTTTTTAAGGTTGTCATTTAATCTCTGATATTGAAATGTCCAAAATTTTAACCAACGATTATATGATTATCTTTTAAGTCCCAATAAACATGCCTTCGCACGCAAAATAAGATTTGACTAAATTTTTTTCTTATTCGAATCAACAATTACCCTTTTTGCTCAAAGAAATGACCATTCACTTTGGGTTTAACTGTCACATTAAGGTGTAA includes these proteins:
- the LOC111885251 gene encoding uncharacterized protein LOC111885251; translated protein: MEESLFTKRNTFYELLKKYSVDTYASAKVPMGFGNNIFSDPSGEAIDQKKYRGMIRSMLHLTASHLNIMFSTCVCATLQANRKMSCLLDVNHIFWYLKGTKSLGIWYPTHESFLLQTYSDSKYGSLQIDRKSASGACQFLGGKLIPIYCGSQSVIVISHNLIQHSMTKHIDIQYHFIKDHVLNGYIDLIFVLVDEEIADVFTMAMNESKFDSFLKKWE